The segment GCCTGAATTGCATTCATTATCAGATTAGTGCAAACCTGTTGAATTTGCCCGAAATCGGCAACAATCTTCGGCAAATCCGCCGAAAGTTCTTTTATCACTTTTATATTTTGTATTTCTGCCGAGTGGATACCAAGATCGTAACTTCTATCAATAATTTCATTGACATCCACTTCCCAAAATTCGGGAACCGATTGCCTGGAAAAATCAAGCAAACTTCTAACCAACTTAGTGCTGCGATTGAGCTCAGTTTCCATTTTGGAAAGGTAATCAAGAGCAACATCAATACTGTAATTACCGCTCTTGAGTTTTCTGGACATAAGCTGAGTATAGATTAGAACACCCGATAACGGGTTGTTAATCTCATGGGCGACAGAGGCCGCCAACTGCCCCAGTGAAGTCATTTTTTCGGCTTGGATTAAACCCTCCTGCGTTTCTTGCATGTTTTTATGCAAATACGGCCAACACATTTCAATTTCAGCCAACTTATCGCAAACGGCGATTGCCAGCTCGCGACAAGTGCTGTACCCGCAAGCGCCGCAATTAAATTGCTCTTCGGGGTTGTTTCTGTTAATTTTATTTAAGACGGCTTCAATTTCTGCCTCACTCGGAAGGACTATCCTACCATTTTGATTTGTAAATTGTCGGGATAAGTCAATGTCGGCATATTCTTTAATGTCTTGCTCGGTTTTTTCCGGTTGCGATGTTTTAACGGCATAGCGAGCAACAAGTTCCTCGCGCCTGTAAATACTTAAACCGTTATCTATCACCGGCCCGCTTACACACCCATGGCAAAAATAAAGGTTAATTAATTTGGTATTTATTTTGCCTAAGGCAAACTCCTTAAGAATTTTGCTAACAGCCCCTCGACCGTTAGCGTTAATAACCTCGCTTTTAAGAATATCATCGGATAATCCCGCCAGTTTTGCCAAGCCACCTGAAACAGACATTAACCTCCCCAAATTGGGTGTCGGCCCGTCAAATTCGGATGAAGCCTCATCTTCAGGAATAATTTCTTTGGTTGCAAACATTTCTTTAAGCTCGGCAAAAGTTAAAACCGCATCAATCACACCGATATTACCGGGCTTACGCGCCTCATCTTTTTTAGCCACACATGGTCCGATAAAAACAACTTTAGCAGATTTATTGTAGCGATTTTTAATCAATCTGCCGGTTGCAATGGTCGGTGACACAATGTGTGCCATGTGGTCGATTAGGTCGGGATAGTACTTTTCAACAAAATTTACGACAGCCGGACAATTCGAAGAAATAATCGGTCTATCCGTTTGTGTAACGATTAATTTCTTATATTCCCTGCCTATTAACTCAGCCCCGAAAGAATCCTCCATCACTTCGTTAAAACCAAGTTTTTTAAGTGCCGACACCAAACTGCCCGGCTCGGCCTCGGGCATTGCCGCAGGAAAAGATGAGGAAACTACCGCTATCAAGTGATTATCCTTGTTACTTAGCAACTGCCATACCAAATCAATATCACTCTCTACCTTTTTTGCACCGGTAGCACAAACCTTTAAGCAGCTTCCACAGACAATGCAACGCTCCTGTATTACTTGCGCTAAAAGATCTTCTACTTTAATCGCTTTAACAGGACAGCTGCGTATACAAGCATAACAGCTTTTGCACTTATCTTTTTCTGTGTATATAATGCTCATTTATGTAATACTCCGGCAAGCTTTTAAATTTGAAGGTAAGATGCTTGCCGCTTAACTTCGTTGGTTTTTAAAATCAAGAAACAGGCGCCCTGCAAAAGGCAGTACCTTTAGCGGCTGCCTTAGTGTTACAGGTTTTGCAGTCCGATAAATTAATTCTTTGTAACGGTATCATCATTTACAACCGCCCAATACAGAGTAATTCCTATCTTTAAATTGACTCAAAACCTATTTTTTATATCCGAATTGATGTGTTAACCCAAACTTATAACGTAAAGCCTAAGAAACAGTATTTACTTCTTTTAATATCATATCGACAGCTAAAGGGATAGCCGCTTTGACATTCGGTGTGCACTCCTCGGTTAATGTTCTGACATCGGCCGCTTCGATTCCGATAATATCTATCTGTGCCGGCATTTCCAGCCCCAGTCTCCTGCCAAGTTCAATCGCGGCAATAACACCGATATCATGGCTTGAAGTAGTATGGCAGGTATTATCGAACTCTTCCGGAGTCAAGCGATAGATACTACCGGGTTTACCGTCTTCTGTCGTAATGGCATCGACAATAATAGCCCGGTCGTAACCTACCAAATAATCAAGCAAGCTAATGCCCGCTAAGCTAACCTCATCTAAGGCAACATCTGGATTGGATACCCTACCCTCAAGCTCTTTAATAACCTTTAATCCGGCGCTATCATCGCTCAGATAAGGGTTACCCAATCCTAAAATTAATGTCTTCAAAATATTATGTAATCTATTCCCAGCTTTTTACTATTTGTTTTTTATTGTCGTAAACATACATCGGCATCGCCGGATGTCCGGGTAAGTTATGACTGGCACAAGCCAAACATAAATCGTAGGGACGCCAAGCCATCTCGATTCGGTTTAACAAACCTTCGGTTATTTCTTTACCCGGCTGAATTAAGGCTTGTGCAGCCTTGTTAACCGACATATTAACCGCAGCCCCGTTATTTACAGTTGCCACAATTAAGTTGGCTTTCTTGATAACGGCATTTTCATCGGTGGTATAGTGATGAATCAAAGTGCCTCTGGGTGCCTCAACGATTCCCACGCCTTCACTCGGAGTGGCGGTCGGTATATTTCTCAAATCATCGCTTGTAATTTCAGGATCCGTACTCAAAGCGAGTAATGTTTCGGCAGCCTGAACAAGTTCAACCAAACGCGCCCAATGAATAGCCAAGGTATGATGAACCGGTTTTCCGCCCAGCGTATCATACAATTTTTCGTAGGCTTCTTGAGCTAACGGAGTAGCCATACCGTCTGAAGCGTTTAATCGGGCCATCGGGGCTACACGGAAAACACCGCTGTCATTTCCGTCAACAAAGCCCTTCCATCCCACTTTCTTCAGATACGGGAATTTAATGTAGCTCCATGGTTCGACATGTTCGGCAATGTGATCAAGGTAATCTTTAGGCTCAAATTTAGCAAACTCTTTGCCGTCGGGATCGACTACCCTTACCATACCGTCGTAAAAACTTACCTTATTATTTTCATCAACCAAGCCCATTGAATAGGTTCTATGGGTATAAGCATCGCTTACAATCATATCAACATATTCTTTGTTGGCAAGGACGATATCATCAAAAACCTTCAGCGACAATTTGCCGAATTCAATACAATCACGAGCAATTTGCTCTATTTGCTGACGCTCTTCTTCATTAAGGCCTCTGCTAACACCACCGGGCAGTGCAAAAACCGGATGAATGGCCCTGCCTGCCAACATTTCAATAACATGATGGCATTTTTTACGGGTATTAATAACCGCCCCGCCCAATTCCAGACCTACTTTACCGATAACACCGATAATATTGCGTTCGGCGACAGGCGCTTCCGGACCCATAATAAAATCAGGGCCGGCAAGGATATAAAAATGGGTGGTATGATCGGTTATAAAAAACGCATTATAAACAAGCTCGCGTAACTTACGCGCCGCACTGGTCGGCTGGACTTGAAACAGAGTGTCCAGTGTTTTAACCGAAGCCATATGATGCGCTTCGGGGCACACCCCACAAATTCTTTGCGTAATTTGCGGCATATCTTCGGCAAGCCTTCCTTCCGAGAACTTTTCAAATCCGCGCAATTCGGGGACTTGGAAATAACTGTTTTCTACCCTACCCTCATCGTTAAGGAAGATCTCAATTTTTCCGTGCCCTTCAAGCCTCGTAATCGGATCAATACTTATTTTTTTCATTAAACTCTGGCCCTCCTTAACACAGAATCAGGTAGACTGTAACGATAGAATGTCCCCGCAGGATCCCTGACACCTTCGGCAATCTTTGCGATTTCTTCAGGATCGTTTGAATCAATAACGGAAGCAATTGCATTCATAAAGTGCGCACCTTGGTCAATTACACCTTCAACGGGTCCGTAACAGCCGGTACACGGCATCCCCGCCTTGGGACATTTGGCTTCGCAACCGCCCCTGGTAGCGACACCGGCACAAGGTAACCCCTGTTCCAAAAGGCATATCTCGGGGTCGGCAACAATTTCGTAAGGCCTGTAAAATTTCTTAACCTTTTTAACATCACGCTTACGCGGGCATTCATCGCAAACCGCTTTGGCACTGCTTGTAATTACAGAGCCAACGGGGGGCAACTGGCCGCTGATTAATGCTTCTAAGGCCATCCACGTTGTTTCGGCTTCGGGAGGACAACCGGGAATAATATATTCAACCGGAATCGTCTGAGCAAGTGTTTTAACGGTATTATACAATTCCGGTAATCTCAACTCGCCTTCCGGCGCCTGATAAGTCGTTTGGGGAAGAATTTTATTGGGATTATCGGTGGAAGGGGTTTCCAAAAAGGCCCTTTCCAAAATCATATCACGATTATACAGATTGGCTAAGCCCGGAATACCACCCTGATATGCACAGGCGCCAAAAGCAATCATTACTTTTGATTTTCGCCTCAGCAATTTAGCCATATGCTCCTGCTCGGTTGAGCGGATTGAACCGTTGAAAAGACAGACGTCAATGCTTTTATCTTCCATTGCCTCAACGTCTTTATATTTAACGTCCATTGCCACCGGCCAAAAAACGATATCCACCGCCTCGATGAGTTTTAACAAATTCTCAGCGATTTCAAGAGTGCCGATTTCACAACCGCCACAACTGGCTGCCCAATATAAAGCAACTTTTGGTTTAGCCATTATCTCCTCCATCTCTGGGGAAAGGCCCCAATTTTTTAATTTTTTCAGTCATATCTTTTATAATCTCGGCAAACTTATCGCCTTCGGAAGCGGCGACCCAGTCAAGATGAATGCGATCGCTTTCGATTCCCATTTGTTCGGTTAACCTCTTTAGCATTTCCATGCGGCGCATTGTTTTTAGGTTACCCGAGTTATAATGGCAATCACCGGGGTGACATCCGAGTATAGCCACACCATCGGCTCCCGATTCCAGTGCTTTCAATATAAAAACCGGATCCACTCTTCCGCTGCACATTACCCTTACTATTCTGATGTTTGCAGGATACTTCTTTCTTGAAGTCCCCGCCAGGTCAGCCCCGGAATAGGAGCACCAGTTGCAGAGGATTCCCAGTATTTTAGGTTCAAAACTCATGCTAACACCCCCTCAATTTCAGCCAAAATCTGCTTGGTGGTAAAGTGATTGCTTGTTATTGCATCGCTGGGACAAGCCGATACACAAACACCACATCCTTTACAAAGGACCGGGTTGATTTCGGATACCCGAGCACTTTCGTTATAGCTAATCGCACTGTACGGACACATCGTGTTACAAATACGACATCCGGAGCAAAGGTCCGCAATAATTTCCGAAACGGCACCGTCAATCTCAACCTTGTTATTGCTAATCATCGCCAGTGCCCTGGCAGCGGCGGCCGAAGCCTGTGCAACCGTATCGGGGATATCTTTGGGTCCCTGGCAGCACCCGGCAATAAACACGCCGTCGGTCATTGTCGATATCGGATCAAGCTTGGGATGTTTCTCCAAGAAGAACCCGTCGGCTTTTTTGTTAAGCGACAAAACCTTACCGATTTGTTCGGCACCGTCGTTGGGTTCGATAGCACAGCTCAAGATAACCATATCCACCGGCAGCCTTCTCTTTTTACGTACCAGCGTATCTTCAACCATAACAACCAATTTGTCTTTTTCTTCGTCAATTTGAGGAATGTTGGTTATTTCAGCCGCACGCCCCCTAACAAACTTGACACCTTCATCTTGTAATCTCATATAGAATTCTTCGTATCCCAATCCGGGGCAACGCATATCGATGTATAACTGGTAAACTTCCACATCGGGCAGTTTTTCCTTTAGGAGGTGCGCATACTTGAGAGAGTACATACAACACACGCGCGAGCAATATTTGTGATAATTCTCATCACGGCTTCCCACGCAGTGGAGTATGGCAACACTCTTCGGTTTTTTACCGTTCTTTTTAACAACAACTCCGTCGGTGGGGCCTGAGGCATTTGAAAGCCTTTCAAATTCAAGACCCGTTAAAACATCGTCGAATCTTCTGTATCCGTAGGTATACATTACCTCGGGGTCAAATTGTTTAAGACCGGTGGCAACAACAATCGAGCCTATATCAACTTCAATTGTC is part of the Dehalococcoidales bacterium genome and harbors:
- a CDS encoding Ni/Fe hydrogenase subunit alpha codes for the protein MKKISIDPITRLEGHGKIEIFLNDEGRVENSYFQVPELRGFEKFSEGRLAEDMPQITQRICGVCPEAHHMASVKTLDTLFQVQPTSAARKLRELVYNAFFITDHTTHFYILAGPDFIMGPEAPVAERNIIGVIGKVGLELGGAVINTRKKCHHVIEMLAGRAIHPVFALPGGVSRGLNEEERQQIEQIARDCIEFGKLSLKVFDDIVLANKEYVDMIVSDAYTHRTYSMGLVDENNKVSFYDGMVRVVDPDGKEFAKFEPKDYLDHIAEHVEPWSYIKFPYLKKVGWKGFVDGNDSGVFRVAPMARLNASDGMATPLAQEAYEKLYDTLGGKPVHHTLAIHWARLVELVQAAETLLALSTDPEITSDDLRNIPTATPSEGVGIVEAPRGTLIHHYTTDENAVIKKANLIVATVNNGAAVNMSVNKAAQALIQPGKEITEGLLNRIEMAWRPYDLCLACASHNLPGHPAMPMYVYDNKKQIVKSWE
- a CDS encoding F420-nonreducing hydrogenase; the encoded protein is MAKPKVALYWAASCGGCEIGTLEIAENLLKLIEAVDIVFWPVAMDVKYKDVEAMEDKSIDVCLFNGSIRSTEQEHMAKLLRRKSKVMIAFGACAYQGGIPGLANLYNRDMILERAFLETPSTDNPNKILPQTTYQAPEGELRLPELYNTVKTLAQTIPVEYIIPGCPPEAETTWMALEALISGQLPPVGSVITSSAKAVCDECPRKRDVKKVKKFYRPYEIVADPEICLLEQGLPCAGVATRGGCEAKCPKAGMPCTGCYGPVEGVIDQGAHFMNAIASVIDSNDPEEIAKIAEGVRDPAGTFYRYSLPDSVLRRARV
- a CDS encoding hydrogenase iron-sulfur subunit, with the protein product MSFEPKILGILCNWCSYSGADLAGTSRKKYPANIRIVRVMCSGRVDPVFILKALESGADGVAILGCHPGDCHYNSGNLKTMRRMEMLKRLTEQMGIESDRIHLDWVAASEGDKFAEIIKDMTEKIKKLGPFPRDGGDNG
- a CDS encoding hydrogenase maturation protease produces the protein MKTLILGLGNPYLSDDSAGLKVIKELEGRVSNPDVALDEVSLAGISLLDYLVGYDRAIIVDAITTEDGKPGSIYRLTPEEFDNTCHTTSSHDIGVIAAIELGRRLGLEMPAQIDIIGIEAADVRTLTEECTPNVKAAIPLAVDMILKEVNTVS
- a CDS encoding [Fe-Fe] hydrogenase large subunit C-terminal domain-containing protein, with the protein product MSIIYTEKDKCKSCYACIRSCPVKAIKVEDLLAQVIQERCIVCGSCLKVCATGAKKVESDIDLVWQLLSNKDNHLIAVVSSSFPAAMPEAEPGSLVSALKKLGFNEVMEDSFGAELIGREYKKLIVTQTDRPIISSNCPAVVNFVEKYYPDLIDHMAHIVSPTIATGRLIKNRYNKSAKVVFIGPCVAKKDEARKPGNIGVIDAVLTFAELKEMFATKEIIPEDEASSEFDGPTPNLGRLMSVSGGLAKLAGLSDDILKSEVINANGRGAVSKILKEFALGKINTKLINLYFCHGCVSGPVIDNGLSIYRREELVARYAVKTSQPEKTEQDIKEYADIDLSRQFTNQNGRIVLPSEAEIEAVLNKINRNNPEEQFNCGACGYSTCRELAIAVCDKLAEIEMCWPYLHKNMQETQEGLIQAEKMTSLGQLAASVAHEINNPLSGVLIYTQLMSRKLKSGNYSIDVALDYLSKMETELNRSTKLVRSLLDFSRQSVPEFWEVDVNEIIDRSYDLGIHSAEIQNIKVIKELSADLPKIVADFGQIQQVCTNLIMNAIQAMPDGGILTIRTLPIDDQVLVEVNDTGVGISPENMKKLFTPFFSTKKDQKGVGLGLAISYGIIQRHNGKIEIQSKEGEGTTFRVSLPVSHNHEEN